Proteins from a genomic interval of Echeneis naucrates chromosome 21, fEcheNa1.1, whole genome shotgun sequence:
- the adat3 gene encoding putative inactive tRNA-specific adenosine deaminase-like protein 3: MEPQPKRLKGSQFATDAWVAYPVLSEEQSQEVELMEAFAVPIVNKKETSRLVRELNSLYPLNDLQHLKRVRACKEKGSPHPLEVLVCLVSEAPHMKLLSLHSLLPSGDVRHDGLGDPFVVRVPARPPLTRPQFELASKHWPTSFHEDKQVTVALRGELFSSPQKAAMHMYMMSAIAAAKAGGEMGMEVVGAVVVNPETQTVIAMGHDCRGDHPLHHAVIVCIDLVARSQGGGFYSFDRYPACRFTSEASDTLENVADAERRSQPYICTGYDLYVTREPCVMCAMALLHSRIGRVFYGTTSADGALGTKFKIHSQRDLNHRFEVYKGVLSNQCENLMRSGDNIQRLQEHS; this comes from the coding sequence ATGGAGCCACAGCCGAAACGCCTGAAAGGGTCACAGTTTGCCACTGATGCCTGGGTCGCATACCCTGTTCTGTCGGAGGAGCAGTCACAAGAGGTTGAGCTGATGGAGGCATTTGCTGTGCCCATTGTCAACAAGAAAGAGACATCTCGACTTGTCAGGGAGCTGAACAGCCTCTACCCGCTGAATGACCTTCAGCACCTCAAGAGAGTGAGAGCCTGCAAGGAGAAGGGCAGCCCTCACCCTTTGGAGGTCTTAGTGTGCTTGGTTAGTGAAGCACCACACATGAAGTTGCTCAGCCTACACTCTCTGCTGCCCTCAGGTGACGTTAGACATGATGGATTAGGGGATCCTTTTGTGGTCAGGGTCCCTGCACGTCCCCCCTTAACCCGACCTCAGTTTGAGCTGGCCAGCAAACACTGGCCCACCTCCTTTCATGAAGACAAACAGGTAACGGTGGCCCTGAGAGGGGAGCTCTTCAGTTCACCTCAGAAAGCTGCAATGCACATGTACATGATGTCTGCAATCGCTGCAGCCAAAGCTGGGGGGGAGATGGGGATGGAGGTGGTTGGAGCTGTCGTGGTCAACCCTGAAACGCAGACAGTTATCGCCATGGGCCATGACTGCAGAGGTGACCATCCCCTCCATCATGCAGTCATCGTCTGCATTGACCTTGTGGCTCGGAGCCAGGGCGGTGGATTCTATTCTTTTGACAGATACCCTGCTTGCAGGTTCACTTCTGAGGCCTCAGACACTTTGGAAAATGTGGCCGATGCAGAGAGGAGATCTCAGCCCTACATATGCACCGGATATGACCTCTACGTCACCCGAGAGCCGTGTGTAATGTGTGCCATGGCACTGCTCCATTCCAGGATTGGCCGTGTATTCTATGGGACTACCTCTGCTGACGGGGCATTAGGGACAAAGTTCAAAATCCACTCACAGAGAGATTTGAACCATC